In Gadus chalcogrammus isolate NIFS_2021 chromosome 1, NIFS_Gcha_1.0, whole genome shotgun sequence, the sequence gcagatatatatttaaaaaataaattccagaaacgcgtaacaaaacataaacagatttccctaacattggttatttgtagttatttatgagtcctcactaaaataataaggtaatgcagtttaaaaataaactttattttattgttttattgtcacaacagaaaagtcAAAATCAAAATTTATGAAGttctgataaataaaataattaaagatACAAACTTAAGATACTTAAGATCCTTTgtacaaaaacataataaccacaaaaaaaaaaagagatatttttgaatattaattaatcggccgatatggatagtttggaaaatgcctaatatcggccgataatatcggcccgcCGATATATCAGTGGGGCTCTAGTAGAGAGACACAAGATGACCACTCAGGAACACAATGCGCACAGTGTTTGTCTCCACCGCATAGTAAATGAAAATTTTACAATCAGGAATCTATGTCCCTGCCAGCTTTATGGGTTCTTTTTAGGTCTATATTATTCTCCTCAAGCAATATTTATAAACTTTGTTTCAATGCAGTGTACGATATCCACATACCTGCTCGGTCCTGTTGTGTACAATCAGTGGAGACACGGTTGTGACCTAGCCTAGCGGATcagttgtgttgtttttatttccgACCGCTCTGGAAGTCTTGTGGTGCACCGATGCTTGTCCCTCCGTCATCCACCACTCTATCCATCATACACTCAcccctcatccatccatcatctgtGTGTCCATCCATCCGTCTATCCATCCTGAAGTCCGTCCGTCCATTCATCCTTGTTTACTTCACTACTTGTTTCTTTGTTGGGGTTTTACTTCTTTCTCCTTGTATGAAGAAGGCAGAGACTTTAGCGATACCCAAAAACGAAGGTCCCTTAAATGAAACCCATTTTGTTTTGGATTGgtttattcacacacatatatctatttatatatctatttatcaatatatatatataccggttTTACTTCTGAACTGCCGTGCTATGGGGTGGTGAAACTCATCTTTATGTGGCCCCTTTATTGTCACGGCGTACTCGGACCGGCAGAACGGGGGACAAAGTGCCACTAACGTCCCTGTGTTCCTTGTGAAGAGTGTGACGGATCACACACCCGGCGCCCATCTCTGGCCCTGCAGCCTCCTCTTCCAGGCGCTATTGTTGTACTCAGGCTGATGGCTGCGGGGGTGTGAGATTAAACAGGACGGCAGTGGATCACGCTGTAAAGTACAGCATAGTGGGGCAGAATGGGAGTTAAGTGTGTGGAAAGCAGAGAGGGAAAGCGAgcattagagagagggagagagtgttatGTAAGATGGTTCAGGCCCTGCTTGTATGGGGTGTGTGCTTTATCTGTGATATGATAACAGGCGGATGGTTtgaacgtgaacacaaaagcAAAGTAGAGGCTATTGAATACAGTATGTGTCTGTCTTTAGGATCTGCAGGTGTGCTAAAAAGTCTTCCAATCAGTTCATGTGACGATGACTGAAATTGtgtaatagtttaatattaaaAGTTAAGCCAACAAGGTCCCTAAGGATGACTGCAAGTGGTCAATATAGATGTGTATTTTTACAAAAATTATCCCTTCAACACCAAAACGAGCCTAACATTGTATTGGACAAATATTTTATCTGTTTACAGATTCTTGGACATTTCATGACATTTAAATATTCTTCAATTCCATTCTTCGAAGAAAATCGGTGGATTTTAAGTGGCTTCAAATGTGTGTAGTTAGCTGTGATCCCCTGTTGGCAGGCAGCTAAACTTTATTGTTCGACAACCATATATTCCAGCTTGATATGTTTGCTTTTAAAAGGTTCACAAAAGGAGTCAGAGAGAATCAGTGATCTggaattatttatttaactatCAAAGCAAAACCCCATACAGAAACATTTAGTTTAGTTCCTCTTAATACTGAGCTGCATTTGCTTAAATGGACCGGCTCGCTCCCCCGACCCCTCTCCTTTCCCGGCAGATGGTACGGTCCATTTAAATAGGTGCTTGTCATCTCCCAGTGCTCTGTGTCCTTTCAGCAGTCGGCTACGGGGAGCACATTTCTCAGGGAGCGTGCTGGAGTACTGCCACtctctagcacacacacatactcacacaccacacacgcgcaaacgaacacacacacacacacactttggctcTCCGTTTCTCATTGCCGCTCTAGCACTGACACACGCTTTGGCACAGACTCTGCACATAGTTTCACAGTCAcacacgtggacacacacacacagaaacacacacacacatacacacacacacacacacagcacacacacacgcagacacactgtGGAAGCTGGCGTGCTCCTCGCAGCAGATAACAGTTACAACTGCAGCCTgccctccccggccccccccccctccccccctcgctcACTGTGAGTCGcgcgtctctctcccctcgggGGGAACAGAAGGACAAACTGAGGATTTAACttggcttttttctttttgctccTCTTCCGTTTCCTTTTTTCTAACGGACCACACTCACCACttcgggagaaagagaggagggattCTGAACCGGGCGTCGGGTGCcggtgttgttgtttgttgttcgGTTACGGATccgggaaagggggggggggtgtgtgtgttcggtcgGCTCCGCTGGaaaccctgctcctcctcacctgaCAGCATGACCCCCTGCCCgcactcccctctccccaggcGAAGATCCTGAAGATGATGGACGACAACCGGCAGCTGGCGCAGCGCATCGACGGAGCCATCCAGTCGGCCAGCGCCGAGGTCAGCTGCCTGCGCTCCGAGCTCAGCGCCACCAGCCGCAGACTGGCTGACCTGGGGGCCACCGagacctcctcctcgtccccttcctcctcgtcctccagcgccggcgccaccgccgccggcCCCACCGGCCCCACCGCTGGGGCCGCGGGCGACAGCCTCGtgctccaccagcagcagctcaaccaccaccaccaccaccaccatctacaacaacagcagcaccaccacggtAAAGACACACCAGCggacagtagagagagagagtgtgggagagTGGCTAACTTTGAATCTTGGGGAGATCGGTGACTAAATGGTTGGGAGTCTcatgctggagagagagagagagagagagagagagagagagagagagagagagagagagagagagagagagagagagagagagagagagagagagagagagagagagagagagagagagagagagagagagagtctaaaACTTATGCTTGTGTATCATTGTTAATTGATGAGTGTACTGGAATGCCTCAACACTGCTGAACATGGCATTACAACACATATAGTCCAGATTGAGTGAAGCCCCTTCCGTTTAAaacagagcaggagagggacagcgagagagacggcgagagagagcgtTCCCTGGAACATGACTGAATGAATCAGGTTGCCCGCGCACCCACAATGACGGCGGTTATTACGGCGGCGTGCTTATCCTTTGAGAGCAGAGCCTGAGGTGCACCGTGGCGTGCCTGTGAGCTCAGTTGCTCCACGCACGTGAgcctgctgtgtgtctgtgtgtacgcgtgtgcgttgtgtgtgtgtgtgtgtgtgtgtgtgtgtgtgtgtgtgtgtgtacgcgggtgcgcgtgtgtgtgtgtgtgtggagctctgcaTGGCTTTTGAGGGGTTTTGGTTAGAGAAGGTTTAACAAGCCCCTCTCCACGGCTATCAACATGACAATGGCAGCTAATGTGGCGGTCAGTTACACTGAGAGTGGGATGAacaaaaggggggggggcgggggtgtgtgtgtgtgtgcgtgtgtgtgtgtgtgcgtgtgtgtgtgtgtgtgtgtgttagagtgtgggTCGGCTTTCCTGGTGAATGTCAACTCCCAACTCTCCCACACTGTACAGGGTTctagttacccccccccccccgccccctcacacTGCAATGCACTCAAATACTTCAACTCTCCCTCtaccccctttccctctctctctctctctctctctctctctctccctctctttcaaacACCCTCTCTCACCCGCTCTCTGTctatttcccctctctctctctctctctctctctctctctctctctctctctctctctctctctctctctctctctctctctctctctctctctctctctctctctctctctctctctctctctctctctctctctctctctctctctctctcattctccaaTCTC encodes:
- the LOC130388200 gene encoding kazrin-like is translated as MMDDNRQLAQRIDGAIQSASAEVSCLRSELSATSRRLADLGATETSSSSPSSSSSSAGATAAGPTGPTAGAAGDSLVLHQQQLNHHHHHHHLQQQQHHHDPSLHVRQKTPSTDLCYKSDISSLMVFTSPDSSLDRGRKPYIHPSNFYDDESPGYWGMGPVE